In Malus sylvestris chromosome 15, drMalSylv7.2, whole genome shotgun sequence, a single genomic region encodes these proteins:
- the LOC126601253 gene encoding cysteine-rich and transmembrane domain-containing protein WIH2-like produces the protein MSYHNNSKAQPAQVVAPPPPPQGYGDYPPPGYLAQGYPQPPQPPPPPQVLYQPPPPPPQSKSNVGCLEACLTGLCCCCCIEMLCS, from the exons atgagttACCATAATAATTCCAAGGCTCAGCCAGCCCAAGTTGTTgctccccctcctcctcctcaag GTTATGGTGATTATCCTCCACCGGGGTATCTGGCACAGGGGTATCCTCAGCCTCCTCAGCCTCCTCCGCCGCCTCAAGTACTGTATCAGCCTCCACCGCCGCCACCACAATCAAAATCCAATGTTGGTTGTTTGGAAGCATG TTTGACTGGTctttgttgttgctgctgcatTGAGATGCTTTGCTCATGA